A part of Dehalogenimonas sp. W genomic DNA contains:
- a CDS encoding TIGR04283 family arsenosugar biosynthesis glycosyltransferase codes for MTVISFSVVIPTLNEATTIRRCITAVRTALPSAEIIVADGGSSDQTLSIAEGCKVKLLTAPLGRGPQCNAGAAAAMGDVILFLHADTLLPPDAEKYLACLFADPAIKIGTFRLGFDRKHWLLNLITIYTTRHQGKTRFGDACITVRKDFFNTIGGFPKQRLFEDLELLQRADKITRIHRFRLNVTTSARRFALNGPVKQSLLNAWYIARYRMGTPANRLADIYEQRNQRIGKRVLLMMTRYPEPGKVKTRLAAGSSPAAAASIYRRCAERLFTAADRLAGPTQTIAYIADGTDRARVSDWTGARYEIMTQPSGDLGVRLSHGFTASFKNGAAAVIIAASDVPDMDSGILEAAFVALHRHDIVLGPSPDGGYYLVGLNEPATELFRNIPWSSGQVLEKTLHAAAKMKQTVHLLPPLGDIDTVTDWQDWLANRNTDTINEQEYAQTI; via the coding sequence GTGACTGTGATTTCTTTTAGCGTGGTCATCCCGACCCTGAATGAGGCAACCACCATCCGGCGTTGCATTACCGCCGTCCGCACCGCGCTGCCTTCAGCGGAGATTATTGTCGCCGACGGCGGCTCCAGCGATCAGACACTCAGTATTGCCGAAGGATGCAAGGTAAAACTGCTCACTGCACCCCTTGGGCGCGGCCCGCAATGCAATGCTGGGGCCGCCGCCGCCATGGGTGACGTCATTCTGTTTCTGCATGCCGATACACTCCTGCCGCCCGATGCTGAAAAATACCTGGCATGCTTATTTGCCGACCCGGCGATAAAAATCGGCACTTTCCGGTTGGGCTTTGACCGCAAGCACTGGCTGCTGAATTTGATTACAATTTATACCACCCGGCATCAGGGTAAAACCCGCTTTGGAGACGCCTGCATTACGGTAAGAAAAGATTTTTTCAACACCATCGGCGGTTTCCCAAAGCAGCGCCTTTTTGAAGATTTGGAATTACTGCAGCGGGCCGATAAAATCACCCGAATTCACCGATTTCGGCTCAACGTCACCACTTCCGCCCGTCGGTTTGCCCTCAACGGGCCGGTAAAACAATCCCTCCTGAACGCCTGGTACATTGCCCGATACCGGATGGGTACCCCGGCAAACCGACTAGCCGATATCTACGAACAGCGAAACCAGCGGATCGGCAAACGCGTTCTGCTGATGATGACCCGCTATCCGGAACCGGGCAAGGTTAAGACGCGCCTGGCGGCCGGTTCCAGCCCGGCCGCAGCAGCCAGCATCTACCGCCGGTGTGCCGAACGACTGTTTACCGCCGCCGACCGGTTGGCCGGGCCGACACAGACAATTGCTTATATTGCCGACGGCACCGACCGAGCGCGAGTGTCAGACTGGACCGGTGCCCGGTATGAAATCATGACGCAGCCGTCTGGAGATCTCGGCGTCCGGCTGAGCCATGGCTTCACCGCATCTTTCAAAAACGGCGCGGCAGCGGTCATTATCGCTGCCAGCGATGTCCCTGATATGGACTCCGGCATCCTTGAAGCGGCCTTCGTCGCACTGCACCGCCACGATATCGTCCTCGGCCCGTCACCGGACGGCGGTTATTACCTGGTCGGCTTGAACGAACCCGCTACGGAATTGTTCCGAAACATCCCCTGGAGCAGCGGGCAGGTGCTGGAAAAAACGCTGCACGCCGCCGCCAAAATGAAGCAAACCGTCCATCTGTTGCCGCCCCTGGGTGACATTGACACCGTCACTGATTGGCAGGATTGGCTGGCTAACCGAAACACCGACACAATAAATGAGCAGGAATATGCCCAAACAATCTGA
- a CDS encoding acyl-CoA dehydrogenase family protein, with translation MEYFLDELQTTVRDLARTIAEEKVLPVRAELDEKEEFPTEIMKEIAAAGLFGIAIPEELGGIGGGAFELCLATEQLARVCGGTAVTYAANFLGADILIDNGSEEQKARFLPDIASGAKMCAFAITEESAGSDAAAVKTTAVKTDKCYLLNGSKRFITNGGDAQLYTVIVCTDPGKGARGLSALIVEKGTPGFTFGRKEKKMGIRASSTRELLFDDCVVPFENLIGREGMGFFYAMKLFEKSRPGIGAQAVGIAQGAFEAALDHARNRVQFGEPVFNFQAVQHMLANMAMDIEAARALIYASARTIDSGLQKSGNLESAMSKVYASDVAMRVATDAVQIMGGVGYMRDYPAEKYMRDAKITQLYEGTNQVLRNIIASELRKKY, from the coding sequence GTGGAATATTTTTTGGATGAACTTCAAACTACCGTTCGGGACCTGGCGCGTACCATTGCTGAAGAAAAGGTGTTGCCGGTGCGGGCGGAACTGGATGAAAAAGAAGAGTTTCCGACGGAAATAATGAAAGAAATCGCCGCTGCGGGCTTATTCGGCATCGCTATTCCGGAAGAATTGGGCGGCATCGGCGGCGGTGCGTTTGAGCTTTGCCTGGCCACCGAGCAGCTGGCCCGGGTCTGCGGCGGCACCGCGGTTACCTATGCGGCTAATTTTCTGGGTGCCGATATCCTGATTGATAACGGTTCTGAAGAACAAAAGGCCCGCTTTCTGCCAGATATTGCCAGCGGGGCCAAGATGTGTGCCTTTGCCATTACTGAAGAGTCGGCCGGTTCCGACGCCGCCGCGGTTAAAACTACGGCGGTGAAGACGGACAAGTGTTATCTGCTAAACGGCAGTAAACGCTTTATCACCAATGGCGGCGATGCCCAACTGTACACGGTTATTGTCTGTACCGATCCCGGCAAGGGTGCTCGCGGTCTGTCAGCGCTGATTGTGGAAAAAGGCACTCCGGGCTTCACTTTCGGCCGCAAGGAGAAGAAGATGGGTATCCGTGCTTCTTCAACCAGAGAACTGCTGTTTGATGACTGCGTGGTGCCTTTTGAGAACCTCATCGGCCGGGAAGGCATGGGCTTCTTCTACGCCATGAAACTTTTTGAGAAGTCCCGCCCCGGCATCGGCGCTCAGGCGGTCGGTATCGCTCAGGGGGCTTTTGAGGCGGCGCTGGACCACGCTCGCAACCGGGTGCAGTTCGGTGAGCCGGTTTTCAACTTCCAGGCCGTCCAGCACATGCTGGCTAACATGGCGATGGATATTGAGGCGGCGCGAGCGCTTATTTACGCCAGCGCCCGGACCATTGACTCCGGTCTGCAGAAAAGCGGCAATTTAGAATCAGCCATGAGCAAGGTGTACGCCTCCGATGTTGCCATGCGGGTGGCTACTGATGCGGTGCAGATTATGGGCGGCGTCGGCTACATGCGGGATTATCCGGCGGAAAAATACATGCGTGATGCCAAGATTACCCAGCTCTATGAAGGCACCAATCAGGTGCTGCGCAATATCATCGCCAGCGAATTACGCAAGAAATACTAA
- the purF gene encoding amidophosphoribosyltransferase, translating to MKWPLSSESPREECGVFGIYAPAEEVARISFFALFSLQHRGQESSGIATADGKTIFFHARMGLVSQVFTEKALNKLNGHIAIGHNRYSTAGSSCSQNAQPVLVGQGDNQMALAHNGNITNAEPLRRELEELGYEFHTTTDSEVIANLIMAAPYADLTERIRHAMGRLQGAYSGTILTRDTLYAMRDPLGVRPLCLGTIGNNGWVVSSETCALGHIGADLVREIEPGEIIRINANGLESYKENSDKQALCIFEYIYFARPDSIMNDRLLYSARKAMGAELAKEFPVEADLVIGVPDSATPAGAGYALESGIPPAEGLIKNRYMGRTFIEPTQRIRDLGVKLKFNPLKSVLDGKRVVLVDDSIVRGTTTPQVIKLLKRAGAKEVHMRVCAPPICHPCFFGVDMASRRELIAAQMTVPEIKDYIGADSLGFLSVDGLIRAVGAPKDRFCLACFTGEYPVPVQLEMDKLALEGMTARRKKGSITETLGAEEVSAVNY from the coding sequence GTGAAATGGCCTTTAAGTTCTGAATCGCCGCGAGAAGAGTGCGGTGTCTTTGGAATCTATGCTCCCGCTGAAGAAGTTGCCCGCATTTCTTTCTTTGCCCTCTTCTCACTGCAGCACCGGGGACAGGAGTCTTCCGGCATCGCCACAGCCGACGGGAAAACCATCTTTTTTCATGCCAGAATGGGGCTGGTCTCTCAGGTATTTACCGAAAAGGCCCTGAACAAGCTCAACGGCCATATCGCCATCGGCCACAATCGCTATTCCACTGCCGGTTCTTCTTGTTCTCAAAACGCGCAACCGGTTCTGGTCGGCCAGGGCGACAACCAGATGGCCCTGGCTCACAACGGCAACATCACCAACGCCGAGCCCCTTCGCCGGGAGCTGGAAGAACTGGGCTACGAGTTTCACACCACCACCGATTCCGAAGTTATCGCCAACCTGATAATGGCCGCCCCCTATGCCGACCTGACCGAGCGCATCCGCCACGCCATGGGCCGGTTACAGGGTGCCTATTCCGGTACCATTCTGACCAGGGACACCCTGTATGCCATGCGTGACCCGCTGGGAGTACGCCCATTGTGTCTGGGCACCATCGGCAACAACGGTTGGGTGGTCTCTTCCGAAACCTGCGCCCTGGGTCATATCGGTGCGGACCTGGTCCGGGAGATTGAACCCGGAGAAATTATCCGCATTAACGCTAACGGACTGGAAAGCTACAAGGAAAATTCCGATAAACAAGCCCTGTGCATCTTTGAGTATATCTACTTCGCCCGACCGGATTCCATCATGAACGACCGGTTGCTGTACTCCGCCCGCAAGGCCATGGGCGCCGAGCTGGCTAAGGAGTTCCCGGTTGAGGCTGACCTGGTAATCGGTGTCCCGGATTCCGCCACTCCCGCCGGGGCCGGTTACGCCTTGGAAAGCGGCATTCCCCCGGCTGAAGGCCTGATTAAAAACCGTTATATGGGGCGAACTTTTATTGAGCCCACTCAGCGAATCCGGGATTTGGGGGTCAAACTCAAATTCAATCCCCTGAAATCAGTACTGGACGGTAAAAGAGTGGTACTGGTTGATGATTCCATCGTCCGCGGCACCACCACACCCCAGGTCATCAAATTATTGAAACGCGCCGGCGCTAAAGAAGTGCATATGCGGGTGTGTGCCCCGCCTATCTGCCACCCCTGTTTCTTCGGAGTGGACATGGCTTCGCGCCGCGAGCTGATTGCCGCGCAGATGACCGTGCCGGAAATCAAGGACTATATTGGCGCTGATTCACTTGGTTTCCTAAGTGTTGACGGCTTGATTCGCGCTGTGGGCGCCCCCAAAGACCGGTTCTGCCTGGCCTGTTTCACCGGCGAATACCCGGTACCAGTACAGCTTGAGATGGATAAACTGGCGCTGGAAGGCATGACCGCCCGCCGAAAAAAGGGCAGTATTACCGAAACCCTGGGCGCTGAGGAAGTATCGGCGGTAAATTACTAG
- a CDS encoding MMPL family transporter, producing the protein MDKIAAFVTGKPRVIIAIVVLVNIAALLSFFRFSLDTDFLNFFADDNPEVAAYFDLNQKYDTGEAVTVLLESDQGLLNAGNLVAIFNLQSEISGIGDVSQSQSFIPPQIVVGGTPVPVTAEFISQNGPVLAQFIDQQYFMTGQFLSADRQSGILVVSVEVGADSGPVVDALRQIIADYPELSPALAGNPVIKDTIVGYLVTILFILLPFAVGLILLVFYLILRNRRLTPLAMLPAGIAALWTFGTIFWGGFELSLVTVITPIFIIVIGSAYGLHFISHFQENLARFSDKQTAIRETLQMVGTPIILATLTTMAGFGSLMFGDAVPMRQMGLFVTLGIGYAGLLAIFFVPAVLSHLNLGTAVPPPASRRLGDLVGRASSHRWSIFMFFTAIVIAAAVFIPKLEVVSNQLMFFKESSEIRQASAQIEEHFGSAQPLFGEIVSDMGAEAVFNAEEAARLLAVERDLEAQPGIRSVTSVFDLIAGFSRMSTGLDAYPANPAIVQAFLAQLGDGTKSWISDDAFRMFIRPVDIEADEIDGILAWAAAEPSVKVITGMPILFDQFNQIVVDSQVRSLGLALVLVFLMLLITLRSLKAAVVGLLPIVLTIAAVLTFLVVSNFNLNVLTANLSAIVIGVGVDYSIHLISGIYYFRRQGLEGSEAVEAAIGSVSRPVLANAYGLSIGLSVLFFSPLLIHIQASAVMWVAMVISSAAALLIIPQFYRGRRGPVKL; encoded by the coding sequence ATGGATAAAATCGCGGCTTTTGTCACCGGTAAGCCCAGGGTTATTATCGCCATCGTTGTCCTGGTCAACATCGCGGCACTGTTGTCATTTTTCCGTTTCAGCCTGGACACCGATTTCCTCAACTTCTTCGCCGATGACAACCCTGAGGTTGCCGCGTATTTTGACCTGAATCAAAAGTACGACACCGGCGAAGCGGTGACGGTCCTGCTTGAAAGTGACCAGGGCTTGCTCAACGCCGGCAATCTAGTGGCCATATTCAATCTTCAGTCTGAAATTTCCGGGATAGGCGATGTCAGTCAATCGCAAAGCTTCATTCCGCCTCAGATTGTTGTCGGCGGAACGCCGGTGCCGGTGACTGCCGAGTTTATCAGTCAGAATGGGCCGGTGCTGGCGCAGTTCATTGACCAGCAATATTTTATGACCGGGCAATTTTTGTCGGCTGACCGACAGAGCGGGATTTTGGTGGTCAGCGTTGAAGTCGGTGCGGATTCCGGGCCGGTGGTAGATGCTTTGAGACAGATTATCGCCGACTATCCGGAACTGTCACCTGCGCTGGCGGGTAATCCCGTTATTAAGGACACTATTGTCGGCTATCTGGTGACCATTTTGTTTATCCTGTTGCCGTTTGCCGTCGGCTTAATATTACTGGTCTTTTATCTGATCTTACGGAATCGGCGGCTTACGCCGCTAGCAATGCTGCCAGCCGGTATCGCTGCGCTGTGGACTTTCGGCACTATTTTCTGGGGCGGTTTTGAATTGTCGCTGGTGACGGTCATCACCCCGATTTTTATCATCGTCATTGGTTCAGCTTACGGTTTGCACTTTATCAGCCATTTTCAGGAAAATCTGGCCCGCTTCAGCGATAAGCAGACGGCTATTCGGGAAACACTGCAAATGGTGGGCACGCCGATTATCCTGGCCACGCTGACTACCATGGCCGGTTTTGGCTCTCTGATGTTCGGCGACGCGGTTCCCATGCGCCAAATGGGCTTATTCGTCACTCTGGGTATCGGCTACGCCGGGTTGCTGGCAATCTTCTTTGTACCGGCGGTATTGAGCCACCTGAATCTGGGTACCGCGGTGCCGCCTCCGGCATCCCGGCGGCTGGGTGATCTGGTCGGCCGCGCCTCCTCTCATCGCTGGTCAATTTTTATGTTTTTCACCGCAATTGTCATCGCCGCTGCGGTATTTATCCCCAAACTGGAAGTGGTCTCCAATCAACTGATGTTTTTCAAGGAAAGTTCGGAAATTCGCCAGGCCTCGGCTCAGATTGAGGAGCATTTCGGCAGCGCCCAGCCGCTGTTCGGTGAGATCGTTTCCGATATGGGCGCTGAGGCGGTTTTTAACGCTGAAGAAGCCGCCCGTTTACTGGCGGTAGAGCGGGACCTGGAAGCACAGCCCGGTATCAGAAGCGTCACTTCAGTATTTGACCTGATCGCCGGCTTCAGCCGGATGAGTACCGGACTTGATGCCTACCCGGCAAATCCAGCTATCGTACAGGCCTTTCTGGCGCAACTCGGCGACGGCACAAAGAGCTGGATATCCGATGATGCTTTTCGGATGTTCATCCGGCCGGTGGATATTGAAGCGGATGAAATTGACGGTATTCTGGCCTGGGCGGCCGCTGAGCCTTCGGTCAAAGTTATTACCGGGATGCCGATTCTCTTTGACCAGTTCAACCAGATCGTAGTGGATAGTCAGGTGCGCAGTCTGGGACTGGCTTTGGTGCTGGTGTTTCTGATGTTGTTGATAACCCTGAGAAGCCTCAAGGCGGCCGTGGTGGGCTTATTGCCTATTGTTCTGACCATTGCCGCCGTCCTGACCTTCCTGGTGGTCAGTAACTTTAATTTGAATGTCCTGACGGCGAATTTGTCCGCCATCGTTATCGGCGTCGGCGTGGACTATTCCATTCATCTGATTTCCGGAATCTATTACTTCCGCCGGCAGGGGCTTGAAGGCAGCGAGGCGGTTGAGGCTGCCATCGGTTCGGTTTCCCGGCCGGTTCTGGCCAATGCCTATGGTTTGAGCATCGGTCTTTCGGTCCTGTTCTTCTCGCCGCTCTTAATTCATATTCAGGCATCGGCGGTGATGTGGGTGGCCATGGTCATTTCTTCAGCTGCGGCACTGCTGATAATTCCCCAGTTTTATCGCGGTCGCCGAGGCCCGGTCAAACTATGA
- a CDS encoding DUF4411 family protein, with protein MLSTKFLDRAMYIFDTCCLIHAYKDDFPPNGPNKAFWSWFDNLASNEEIIIPEEVLEEIDCKKDGLKKFLSRHTNLKKESGAKCVSALPTVLRNYGDDLSDVDLELLGGKADPYIISHAIVSKGTVVSCEVSDKRKTGVQKKIPDVCGELNVDFESYTCFVWRMRGLYP; from the coding sequence ATGCTTTCAACCAAGTTTTTGGATAGGGCGATGTATATTTTTGACACATGCTGTTTGATTCACGCTTACAAAGATGATTTTCCCCCTAATGGGCCAAATAAAGCCTTTTGGTCATGGTTTGACAACCTTGCTTCGAATGAAGAGATTATAATTCCAGAGGAAGTCCTTGAGGAAATTGACTGTAAAAAAGACGGCCTGAAGAAGTTTTTATCAAGACATACGAATCTGAAGAAGGAATCCGGCGCTAAGTGTGTATCCGCACTTCCCACCGTACTCCGAAATTATGGTGATGACCTATCCGATGTTGACCTTGAGTTATTGGGTGGGAAGGCTGATCCATATATTATCTCTCATGCCATCGTATCGAAAGGTACTGTGGTGTCTTGCGAGGTATCTGATAAACGAAAAACTGGAGTCCAAAAAAAGATACCAGACGTTTGCGGCGAACTAAATGTTGATTTTGAGAGTTATACGTGTTTTGTTTGGCGAATGAGAGGACTATATCCTTAG
- a CDS encoding XRE family transcriptional regulator has translation MKQEIPINPNMLKWARLQAKLTPTRAAFKAGMKAGHGANIKTESLSPALRLESWENGIETPTFSQLKKLAHAYRRTVLTFFLTAPPKKERGLVDFRVFGKYESAQESFEAEFSALIRRIEGIQKITRDLLISSNTPPLGFIGTAKTSLSPKSLAVIIREYLGFEPTGYIKSKTIDGKLNLIRQKAESKGIFVIFQGNLGSYHTDFAPEVFRGFTLSDPMAPFVVINPNDTKTANIFTLIHELTHLWLGDACISNTDIWSVEAPSEKPSTEKFCDLVASEFLVPEDAILKDWELFTIGYDNDAVIRRIAKLAKVSPIVVAIKLFQLNKISSSEYWRWYDAYQEEWKQIKEFIQEKRKRKKDSGPGYNKRMKYALGSALLHTISSAARDGLISEIEVSGLIRVKIDAFNQVFG, from the coding sequence ATGAAACAAGAAATCCCAATTAATCCAAATATGTTGAAGTGGGCCAGACTACAAGCAAAACTCACTCCTACTCGTGCTGCCTTTAAAGCAGGAATGAAAGCCGGGCATGGCGCTAATATCAAAACAGAAAGTTTGAGCCCTGCTCTTAGGCTGGAGAGTTGGGAAAATGGCATCGAGACACCCACGTTCAGCCAACTTAAAAAACTAGCTCACGCTTATCGCAGGACAGTATTAACATTTTTTTTGACAGCCCCTCCCAAAAAGGAGCGGGGCTTAGTAGATTTTCGAGTTTTTGGTAAATACGAATCGGCTCAGGAATCATTTGAAGCTGAGTTCTCCGCTTTGATCCGAAGAATTGAAGGGATTCAAAAAATAACTCGTGACTTACTCATTTCTTCAAACACTCCCCCTCTTGGTTTCATCGGAACAGCCAAAACTAGCCTCAGTCCAAAATCGCTCGCTGTAATCATACGGGAATATCTTGGCTTTGAACCAACTGGATATATTAAATCAAAAACCATCGATGGAAAACTTAACTTAATCCGTCAAAAAGCTGAGTCTAAGGGTATTTTTGTCATTTTTCAAGGTAATCTTGGTAGTTATCATACTGACTTTGCGCCTGAGGTCTTCAGGGGCTTTACACTTAGTGACCCCATGGCACCTTTCGTAGTCATTAATCCCAACGACACCAAGACGGCGAATATTTTTACTCTCATTCACGAACTGACCCATCTTTGGCTTGGAGACGCGTGTATTTCCAACACAGATATTTGGAGTGTAGAGGCACCATCAGAAAAGCCTTCTACTGAGAAATTTTGCGACCTTGTAGCATCGGAGTTTCTTGTCCCTGAAGATGCGATACTTAAAGATTGGGAATTATTCACAATCGGATATGATAACGACGCTGTAATAAGACGAATTGCAAAACTAGCAAAGGTGAGTCCGATTGTTGTTGCAATTAAACTATTTCAATTAAATAAGATTAGTTCATCAGAATACTGGCGCTGGTATGATGCATATCAGGAAGAATGGAAACAAATCAAAGAATTCATTCAAGAAAAGCGGAAAAGGAAAAAAGACTCTGGGCCTGGGTACAACAAAAGGATGAAATACGCACTTGGGAGTGCGTTATTGCATACCATATCCAGTGCTGCAAGAGATGGCCTAATCTCTGAAATCGAAGTATCCGGTCTCATACGAGTAAAAATAGATGCTTTCAACCAAGTTTTTGGATAG
- the arfB gene encoding alternative ribosome rescue aminoacyl-tRNA hydrolase ArfB: protein MIPITSAIAIAETEITESFVRASGPGGQNVNKLATAVQLRFDLVNSPSLPDDIKARLRDLAGSRVTEDGVLIIDSRRFRTQKRNREDAMERLVAIIRQAAQPPPIRYKTRPTLASKLRRLDSKRRGADIKRGRGRVDPGRE, encoded by the coding sequence GTGATACCGATTACCTCCGCCATTGCTATTGCCGAAACCGAGATTACTGAATCTTTTGTCCGGGCTTCCGGACCGGGTGGGCAGAACGTCAACAAATTGGCCACCGCGGTGCAGTTGCGGTTTGACCTGGTTAATTCCCCGTCGCTGCCGGATGACATAAAGGCTCGGCTCAGGGATTTGGCTGGTAGCCGGGTTACGGAAGACGGCGTACTTATTATTGACTCCCGGCGTTTTCGCACCCAGAAGCGTAACCGGGAAGACGCGATGGAGCGGCTGGTAGCAATTATACGTCAGGCGGCTCAGCCGCCGCCGATTCGTTATAAAACCAGACCGACCCTGGCTTCCAAATTGCGCCGCTTAGACAGCAAACGGCGAGGCGCCGACATCAAGCGCGGGCGTGGCCGGGTGGACCCGGGACGTGAATAA
- a CDS encoding GIY-YIG nuclease family protein gives MTESMTWHLYLIRCGDGSLYTGIALDVDRRFAEHRQKGPAGAKYLRGRGPLTIVFRKNIGPRSLALRVELKVKKLPKHQKEKLITDDHRLDSLIERLQRAVAPTPPTGHNAKPVTGQSL, from the coding sequence ATGACTGAATCCATGACCTGGCACCTGTACTTGATCAGATGCGGTGACGGTAGTTTATATACCGGCATCGCCCTTGATGTTGACCGGCGATTTGCCGAACACCGGCAGAAAGGCCCCGCCGGGGCGAAATACCTGAGGGGCCGCGGGCCGCTTACCATTGTGTTCCGAAAAAATATCGGCCCCCGAAGCCTGGCATTACGGGTGGAGCTCAAGGTAAAAAAACTACCTAAGCATCAAAAGGAAAAACTGATTACGGATGATCACCGGCTTGACAGTCTCATTGAGCGGCTTCAGCGTGCAGTTGCTCCAACTCCTCCCACCGGGCATAATGCGAAGCCAGTAACTGGTCAATCTCTTTGA
- a CDS encoding radical SAM protein: MNLVLARACTNTCPYCFESGEREKGKAGLVSMENVMKLAVWARQSQLPYLSLLGGEPFLHPELPAIVTLFRKTSPGTGLRILTGGIFKNRLLEAINPEDAGIIFNVNEPRDYRNPKHFDKVINNIETAIRRGFRVILGFNVWRPDFDPMFMPELAHRLGRTNFRWTIANPQRNFPSSVVSPEQFGETADRCFEMLQEAARLKIEGLLDCPLPMCFFTDAQLGWIGQYHNSIASRMGACEPVMDVTPELEAVRCFALSDTQRVKVTDFGSEQEMSDWFRLNTDYQLLNSGIFPHCVDCPHFQSGRCFGGCLAWHQDKITEGAEPPGTALAVAMQTLLDAGQPEAALEKYESTGFWARTVVPMIVAAMAATELKRWDLVVRYATEAHDQTTEPDIKAVASQLLAGVPTGRFEAADDDDDVPPFVVCS, from the coding sequence ATGAATCTGGTTCTGGCCAGGGCATGCACTAATACTTGCCCTTATTGTTTTGAATCCGGCGAACGTGAAAAAGGTAAAGCCGGCCTGGTATCCATGGAAAACGTCATGAAGCTGGCTGTCTGGGCGCGGCAATCTCAGTTGCCGTACCTTTCGCTGCTGGGCGGTGAACCGTTTTTGCACCCGGAACTTCCCGCCATTGTAACGTTGTTTCGTAAAACCAGTCCGGGCACCGGACTGCGTATTCTGACCGGGGGCATATTCAAAAACCGGCTGCTGGAAGCCATTAACCCGGAGGATGCCGGCATTATTTTTAACGTTAATGAACCCCGGGACTACCGCAACCCCAAACATTTTGACAAGGTCATCAATAATATAGAAACTGCTATCCGGCGGGGTTTTCGGGTGATTCTGGGTTTTAATGTCTGGCGGCCGGACTTTGACCCCATGTTTATGCCGGAACTGGCTCACCGGTTGGGGCGTACTAATTTTCGCTGGACGATTGCCAACCCCCAGCGTAATTTTCCGTCTTCGGTTGTCAGCCCGGAGCAATTCGGTGAAACCGCCGACCGGTGTTTTGAAATGCTGCAGGAAGCCGCCCGCCTCAAAATAGAAGGTCTGCTGGATTGTCCGCTGCCGATGTGTTTTTTCACTGATGCCCAGTTAGGCTGGATAGGCCAGTACCACAACAGCATCGCCTCCCGGATGGGGGCCTGCGAGCCGGTGATGGATGTCACTCCGGAATTGGAAGCAGTCCGGTGCTTTGCGTTATCGGATACCCAGCGGGTCAAGGTGACCGATTTCGGCAGCGAACAGGAAATGAGCGATTGGTTCCGGTTGAATACGGACTATCAATTGCTGAACAGCGGGATATTCCCGCACTGCGTGGATTGTCCTCATTTCCAAAGCGGACGCTGTTTCGGCGGTTGCCTCGCCTGGCATCAGGATAAGATTACTGAAGGTGCCGAACCGCCCGGAACGGCACTCGCGGTAGCCATGCAGACCCTTTTAGATGCCGGTCAGCCGGAAGCAGCGCTGGAGAAATATGAATCTACCGGTTTTTGGGCCAGGACTGTGGTGCCGATGATCGTTGCGGCGATGGCCGCTACCGAACTGAAACGCTGGGATTTGGTGGTGCGTTATGCTACCGAAGCCCACGATCAAACCACTGAACCCGATATTAAGGCCGTGGCGTCACAGTTGCTGGCCGGGGTGCCGACCGGCCGGTTTGAGGCGGCCGATGACGACGATGATGTGCCGCCGTTTGTAGTCTGTTCCTGA